One Paenibacillus crassostreae DNA segment encodes these proteins:
- a CDS encoding MerR family transcriptional regulator yields MSYTVKDISTKTGVTAHTLRFYEKQGVLPYAERTKNGIRMYDESSIEWIETILALRSTGIPLADLKHYVDLYKEGDSTLQQRKEIMNNHKVKVEEQILQLIKTLGRINYKMALYDVQLEELERSNCTL; encoded by the coding sequence ATGTCCTATACGGTTAAGGATATTTCAACAAAAACAGGGGTAACAGCTCATACACTTCGCTTCTATGAAAAACAGGGAGTCCTGCCTTATGCAGAACGAACTAAAAATGGAATCCGAATGTATGACGAATCGAGTATTGAGTGGATAGAAACCATATTAGCACTGCGTTCGACTGGAATACCTTTAGCTGATTTAAAACACTATGTAGATTTGTATAAAGAAGGGGACAGTACTCTACAACAGCGAAAAGAGATAATGAACAACCACAAAGTAAAAGTCGAGGAACAAATACTTCAGTTAATTAAAACCTTAGGAAGAATCAATTACAAAATGGCATTGTATGACGTACAATTAGAAGAATTGGAAAGGTCGAATTGCACTTTGTGA
- a CDS encoding RNA polymerase sigma factor → MNVVRSVKRAKKGDKEALLQLIMAEKEAYYKLAFTYMGNEHDAMDAMEDMIVRLYDKIEQLKKEESFYSWSKTILVNCCKSLLRKQKKLVLIEN, encoded by the coding sequence ATGAATGTCGTTCGATCGGTGAAAAGGGCGAAAAAGGGAGATAAAGAAGCCTTACTTCAATTAATAATGGCTGAGAAAGAAGCTTATTATAAACTTGCTTTCACCTATATGGGGAATGAGCATGATGCTATGGATGCAATGGAAGATATGATCGTTAGACTATATGACAAGATCGAGCAACTTAAGAAAGAAGAATCTTTCTACAGCTGGAGTAAAACTATTCTAGTGAATTGTTGTAAAAGCTTACTTCGTAAGCAAAAAAAGTTGGTGTTGATAGAGAATTGA
- a CDS encoding RNA polymerase sigma factor — protein MAGENGISQSESSDPYRSRDQQMDIQTLLLNINQDQREAIQLKYLHDLDNQTIADTTDVSIGTVKSRIFQGLKKLRDLERGDVDE, from the coding sequence GTGGCTGGTGAGAACGGAATAAGCCAATCTGAGTCCAGTGATCCTTATCGTAGTCGTGATCAACAAATGGATATTCAGACATTGTTATTGAACATCAATCAAGATCAAAGAGAAGCGATCCAATTAAAGTACTTACATGATCTCGATAATCAGACCATAGCTGACACGACCGATGTTTCGATTGGGACTGTTAAATCAAGAATATTTCAAGGATTGAAGAAGCTAAGAGATCTTGAGAGGGGTGATGTTGATGAATAG
- a CDS encoding oxidoreductase, producing MSSHKIWFVTGASKGMGLILVRKLLEQGYKVAATSRSKADLVKAVGSHDRFLAINLDLTDEKDVQQAISATIEYFGGLDVVVNNAGYGQIGFIEEVSDELVRKNFETNVFGTLNVVRQALPQLRKQRSGHIINFSSVGGFYGFAGGGIYGATKFAVDGMSEALSQEVQPFGIHVTAIKPGYFRTNFLSEGSISGTTTNLIDDYKAMRDEQEAFLRDFDKNQPGDPEKAMDILIKVTESENPPVHLFLGQDAYDVANNKITSLQKSLTEWEVLGTSTDFM from the coding sequence ATGAGCAGTCATAAAATTTGGTTTGTAACCGGTGCTTCCAAGGGAATGGGATTGATACTGGTCAGAAAACTATTAGAGCAAGGATATAAAGTAGCTGCAACCTCAAGATCCAAAGCCGACTTGGTAAAAGCAGTCGGAAGCCATGATCGCTTTCTTGCTATAAACCTGGACTTAACAGATGAGAAAGATGTCCAACAAGCCATTTCTGCAACAATTGAATATTTTGGCGGACTTGATGTCGTCGTCAATAACGCCGGTTATGGTCAAATAGGGTTTATTGAGGAAGTGTCGGATGAATTAGTCCGTAAAAACTTTGAGACTAATGTATTTGGTACACTTAACGTTGTGAGGCAAGCACTCCCTCAATTGCGAAAGCAAAGATCTGGGCACATTATTAACTTCTCTTCCGTAGGTGGTTTTTATGGTTTTGCAGGAGGCGGTATTTATGGAGCAACTAAATTTGCTGTAGATGGAATGAGTGAAGCTCTGTCTCAAGAGGTTCAGCCATTCGGAATTCATGTAACTGCCATTAAGCCAGGGTACTTTCGTACGAATTTCTTATCCGAGGGCTCTATTAGTGGAACTACTACAAACCTAATTGATGATTATAAAGCCATGCGGGATGAGCAGGAAGCCTTTCTAAGAGATTTTGATAAGAATCAACCAGGTGATCCAGAAAAAGCGATGGATATATTAATCAAAGTAACAGAGTCAGAGAACCCACCCGTACATCTTTTCCTTGGACAGGATGCCTATGATGTAGCTAACAATAAAATCACGAGTCTCCAAAAATCTTTGACTGAATGGGAAGTTCTTGGTACATCAACAGATTTTATGTAG
- a CDS encoding DUF4179 domain-containing protein produces MNSIEQQLVDEKQRMDSLKAPEELEMRLRNALNTATPKRTKRITPMWKVVAIAIIFMVIVGNNYNAFAYYGKKLLGFDEIINGTLKELNEAGMGQIVDETTTLANGTMLTINGLMSDVNQLIMYYTLSNPDGVEEDSDIEHFRPSNISGFLTNSFMESGTSIVNEDHTEIKGTMFFEPVSPFAKNLTLHFWQEIENNQMKEDVITFDYHPDEAMQTGIKKTIKDTFKVDRGSIRFHSITATPTMTVVKGSLNVENFDRVNGGELYGIELIANGTPIEILGSSASSSLSGKKFDIRYDTLPEQLDTLELVMKEFVGYKKLEEKLSLASVGDKPFSIDDTRKLWVKDVYTTSQGVEITIVTDEDVMLDGVSIQTENKNTVLNTTRNQIYTKQEDGRQLKERTLLFDTMIEPEYLLVEGMHYMKTYNQIIEIPVD; encoded by the coding sequence ATGAATAGCATTGAGCAACAATTAGTGGATGAGAAGCAGCGCATGGACTCCTTAAAAGCACCTGAAGAATTAGAAATGAGATTAAGAAATGCATTGAATACAGCTACTCCAAAAAGAACGAAACGAATCACTCCAATGTGGAAGGTCGTAGCGATCGCCATCATTTTCATGGTTATCGTAGGAAATAATTATAATGCTTTTGCTTATTATGGCAAGAAGTTATTAGGCTTTGATGAAATTATTAATGGAACGCTCAAAGAACTGAATGAAGCAGGTATGGGGCAAATTGTGGACGAGACAACAACACTAGCGAATGGCACTATGCTAACGATTAATGGGCTTATGTCGGATGTCAATCAATTGATTATGTATTACACATTATCCAATCCTGATGGGGTAGAGGAGGACAGTGATATAGAGCATTTTAGACCGTCAAACATATCCGGGTTTTTAACGAATTCATTTATGGAATCCGGTACGTCAATTGTGAATGAGGATCATACTGAGATCAAGGGAACGATGTTCTTTGAACCTGTGAGTCCCTTTGCCAAAAATTTAACATTACACTTTTGGCAAGAAATAGAGAACAACCAGATGAAAGAAGATGTTATTACTTTTGATTATCATCCAGACGAAGCCATGCAAACTGGGATTAAAAAGACAATAAAGGATACTTTTAAAGTTGACAGAGGTAGTATTAGATTCCATTCGATAACAGCAACTCCTACTATGACAGTAGTCAAGGGATCATTGAATGTCGAGAATTTTGATAGAGTGAATGGCGGCGAGTTATACGGAATAGAATTAATTGCGAATGGAACACCTATAGAAATCTTAGGGAGTAGTGCTAGCTCTTCACTTAGTGGTAAAAAGTTTGATATTCGTTACGATACATTACCAGAACAACTGGATACGCTAGAACTAGTCATGAAGGAGTTTGTTGGATATAAAAAACTAGAAGAAAAGCTTAGCCTTGCTTCTGTAGGCGATAAGCCGTTTTCTATTGATGATACTCGAAAATTATGGGTGAAAGATGTGTACACGACATCGCAAGGGGTTGAGATAACCATCGTTACAGATGAAGATGTGATGCTTGATGGTGTATCAATACAAACGGAAAACAAGAACACGGTTTTAAATACGACAAGAAATCAAATCTATACAAAGCAAGAAGATGGACGTCAATTGAAGGAACGTACCTTGTTATTTGATACCATGATCGAACCTGAATATCTGCTAGTTGAAGGTATGCATTACATGAAAACATATAATCAGATAATTGAGATACCGGTTGATTAA